Proteins encoded in a region of the Podarcis muralis chromosome 2, rPodMur119.hap1.1, whole genome shotgun sequence genome:
- the LOC144326658 gene encoding uncharacterized protein LOC144326658: protein MECGRSFSKSRNLRIHLRTHTGEKPFNCMECGKSFTTSGSLRIHLRTHTGEKPFNCMECGKSFTTSGSLRIHLRTHTGEKPFKCIECGKSFSKSGHLRIHQRSHTGEKPFNCMECGKSFSQSGHLKIHQRTHTGEKPFKCMACGKSFSKSGHLRIHQRSHTGEKPFKCMECGKSFTESGKLRIHQRTHTWEKPFQCMECGKSFRQSGNLRIHQQSHTGEKPFKCMECGKSFTESGKLRIHQRTHTWEKPFQCMECGKSFSQSGNLRIHQRTHTGEKPFNCMECGKSFTDSGGLKLHERTHTGEKPFQCMECGKTFSQSGKLRIHQRSHTGEKPFQCMECGKSFTESGHLRIHQRSHTGEKPFQCMECGKSFTGSGGLKLHERTHTGEKPFKCMECGKSFSQSGNLRIHQRSHTGEKPFKCMECGKSFTTNGNLRIHQQSHTGEKPFHRMIES, encoded by the coding sequence atggagtgtggaaGAAGCTTCAGTAAGAGTagaaaccttagaattcatctacggactcacacaggggagaaaccatttaattgcatggagtgtggaaagagcttcactactaGCGGAAGCCTTAGAATTCATTtacggactcacacgggggagaaaccatttaattgcatggagtgtggaaagagcttcactactagcggaagccttagaattcatctacggactcacacgggggagaaaccatttaaatgcatagagtgtggaaagagcttcagtaagagtggacaccttagaattcatcaacggagtcacacgggggagaaaccatttaattgcatggagtgtggaaagagcttcagtcagagtggacaccttaaaattcatcaacggactcacacaggggagaagccatttaaatgtatggcgtgtggaaagagcttcagtaagagtggacaccttagaattcatcaacggagtcacacgggggagaaaccatttaaatgcatggaatgtggaaagagcttcactgagagtggaaaacttagaattcatcaacggactcacacttgggagaaaccatttcaatgcatggagtgtggaaagagcttccgtcaaagtggaaaccttagaattcatcaacagagtcacacaggggagaaaccatttaaatgcatggaatgtggaaagagcttcactgagagtggaaaacttagaattcatcaacggactcacacttgggagaaaccatttcaatgcatggagtgtggaaagagcttcagtcaaagtggaaaccttagaattcatcaacggactcacacaggggagaaaccatttaattgcatggagtgtggaaagagcttcactgacaGTGGAGGACTAAAACTACAtgaacggactcacacgggggagaaaccatttcagtgcatggagtgtggaaagaccttcagtcaaagtggaaaacttagaattcatcaacggagtcacacgggggagaaaccatttcaatgcatggaatgtggaaagagcttcacggagagtggacaccttagaattcatcaacggagtcacacgggggagaaaccatttcaatgcatggagtgtggaaagagcttcactggcaGTGGAGGACTAAAACTACAtgaacggactcacacgggggagaaaccatttaaatgcatggagtgtggaaagagcttcagtcaaagtggaaaccttagaattcatcaacggagtcacacgggggagaaaccatttaagtgcatggaatgtggaaagagcttcactactaatggaaaccttagaattcatcaacagagtcacacaggggagaaaccatttcatagaatgatagaatcatag
- the LOC144326627 gene encoding uncharacterized protein LOC144326627, whose product MECGKSFSSSGTPRKHQRTHIGEKPFKCMECGKSFIDRGTLRIHHRIHTGGKPFKCMECGRSYIDSGTLRKHQRTHTGEKPFKCMECGKSFTYSGTLRRHQWIHKEEKPFKCMECGKSFTEGGKLRIHQWIHTGEKPFKCMECGKSFTGSGKLIIHQRTHTGEKPFKCMECGKNFIDSGNLRIHQRTHTGEKPFKCMECGKSFSDSGKFRRHQRTHTGEKPFKCMECGKNFIDSGTLRKHQRTHMGEKPFKCMECGKSFSDNGKLRIHQRTHTGEKPFKCMECGKSFRHNGTLRIHQRTHTGEKPFKCMDCGKSFINSGTLRKHQRTHTGEKPFKCMECGKSFTDSGTLRIHQRTHTGEKPFQCMECGKSFTDSGTLRIHQRTHTGEKPFQCMECGKSFSRSGLLTNHHHIHTGEKPFKCMECGKSFSRSGHLTNHHLIHTGEKPFKCMECGKSFTESGHLRNHHLIHTGEKAFKCMECGKSFSQSGHLRYHQWTHRTEKPFQCLECGRSFSTSGVLTKHQQTHTGE is encoded by the coding sequence atggagtgtgggaagagcttcagtagcAGTGGAACAccaagaaaacatcaacggactcacataggggagaaaccatttaaatgcatggagtgtggaaagagcttcattgatAGAGGAACACTTCGAATACATCATCGAATTCACACGGGggggaaaccatttaaatgtatggagtgtggaaggagctaCATTGACAGTGGAACactaagaaaacatcaacggactcacacgggtgagaaaccatttaaatgtatggagtgcggaaagagtttCACTTATAGTGGAACGCTAAGAAGACATCAATGGATTCACAaggaggagaaaccatttaaatgcatggagtgtgggaagagcttcactgagggtggaaaacttagaattcatcaatggattcacactggggagaaaccatttaaatgcatggaatgtggaaagagcttcactggaaGTGGAAAACTTATAATTCATCAACgcactcacactggggagaaaccatttaaatgtatggaatgtggaaagaacttcattgatagtggaaaccttagaattcatcaacgcactcacacgggggagaaaccatttaaatgcatggaatgtggaaagagcttcagtgacagtggaaaatttagaagacatcaacggactcacacgggggagaaaccatttaaatgcatggagtgtggaaagaacttcattgATAGTGGCACAttaagaaaacatcaacggacacacatgggggagaaaccatttaaatgcatggaatgtggaaaaagtttCAGTGAcaatggaaaacttagaattcatcagcggacacacacaggggagaaaccatttaaatgcatggaatgtggaaagagcttccgtcacaATGGAacccttagaattcatcaacggactcacacgggggagaaaccatttaaatgcatggactgTGGTAAGAGCTTCATTAACAGTGGAACactaagaaaacatcaacggacccatacaggggagaaaccatttaaatgcatggagtgtgggaagagcttcactgatagtggaacacttagaattcatcaacggactcatacaggtgaaaaaccatttcaatgcatggagtgtggaaagagcttcactgatagtggaacacttagaattcatcaacggactcatacaggtgagaaaccatttcaatgcatggagtgtggaaagagcttcagtcggagtggactCCTTACAAACCATCATCATattcacacgggagagaaaccatttaaatgcatggagtgtggaaagagcttcagtcggagtggccACCTTACAAACCATCATCttattcacacgggggagaaaccatttaaatgcatggagtgtggaaagagcttcactgagagtggacaccttagaaaccATCATCtgattcacacgggggagaaagcatttaaatgtatggagtgtggaaagagctttagtcagagtggacaccttagataccatcaatggactcacagaacggagaaaccatttcaatgcttggagtgtggaaggagcttcagtacAAGTGGAGTTCTTAcaaaacatcaacaaactcatacaggggagtaA